One Vigna unguiculata cultivar IT97K-499-35 chromosome 11, ASM411807v1, whole genome shotgun sequence DNA window includes the following coding sequences:
- the LOC114169737 gene encoding mannan endo-1,4-beta-mannosidase 2-like has translation MLQKECKRYRIMVGGNGLFYPVVGFASIVLFIYMSFGDVKFGFEEEVELAFVERNGTQFMVDGKAFYINGWNSYWLMVQSVDEYSRPRVREMLKAGAKMGLTVCRTWAFNDGDYNALQSSPGVFNEQAFKALDYVIAEARKHGIRLLLSLVNNLHAYGGKTQYVKWAWQEGVGLSSSNDSFFFDPSIRSYFKNYIKTILTRKNTITGIEYRNDPAIFGWELINEPRCMTDPSGDTLQDWIEEMSAFVKLIDKRHLVTVGLEGFYGPNDPKRLTVNPEDWASRLGSDFIRNSLISNIDFTSVHIYPDHWFHEQVFEDYMKFVSKWMLSHIEDGDKVLHKPVVFSEFGLSDINFTMSERKTMYRTILDISYKSAKKNRSGGGALVWQFLVGGMQEFSDDFGIIPWEKTPIPSLFIEQSCRLAKVKGWPHKDQSFKQFC, from the exons ATGTTGCAGAAGGAGTGCAAGAGATACAGAATCATGGTGGGTGGAAATGGTTTGTTTTACCCTGTTGTGGGGTTTGCATCGATCGTGTTGTTTATATACATGTCTTTTGGGGATGTTAAGTTTGGCTTTGAGGAGGAAGTGGAATTGGCTTTTGTGGAGAGAAATGGAACTCAGTTTATGGTGGATGGGAAGGCTTTCTATATTAATGGATGGAACTCTTACTGGTTAATGGTGCAATCTGTAGATGAGTATTCCAGGCCAAGGGTGCGTGAAATGCTGAAGGCTGGGGCCAAGATGGGGCTTACTGTGTGTAGAACTTGGGCCTTCAATGATGGTGATTACAATGCTCTTCAGAGTTCTCCTGGTGTGTTCAATGAACAAGCTTTCAAG GCCTTGGACTATGTCATAGCAGAAGCAAGGAAACATGGAATTAGGTTACTCCTTAGCTTAGTAAATAACTTGCATGCATATGGTGGGAAGACTCAATATGTTAAATGGGCATGGCAAGAAGGGGTAGGGCTAAGCTCATCTAACGATTCTTTCTTCTTTGATCCATCAATCCGCAGTTATTTCAAGAATTATATCAAG ACAATTCTGACAAGGAAGAATACTATAACTGGAATTGAATATAGAAATGACCCTGCCATTTTTGGTTGGGAATTGATTAATGAACCTCGGTGCATGACTGATCCTTCTGGTGACACTCTCCAA GATTGGATAGAAGAAATGTCAGCTTTTGTCAAACTCATCGACAAGCGCCATCTGGTGACGGTCGGACTCGAAGGTTTTTACGGTCCTAATGACCCGAAAAGATTGACGGTGAACCCTGAGGACTGGGCATCTCGACTTGGATCTGATTTTATAAGGAACTCCTTGATCTCAAACATTGATTTCACCTCTGTTCATATCTATCCTGATCACTG GTTTCATGAGCAGGTATTTGAAGACTACATGAAATTTGTGTCCAAGTGGATGCTTTCTCACATTGAAGATGGTGATAAGGTACTTCACAAGCCAGTTGTGTTCTCTGAATTTGGATTGTCAgacataaattttacaatgtCGGAGAGAAAAACAATGTACAGAACAATTTTAGACATATCCTACAAATCTGCAAAGAAAAACAGGTCTGGAGGTGGTGCTCTAGTTTGGCAATTCTTGGTTGGAGGAATGCAGGAGTTTAGTGATGATTTTGGAATCATTCCATGGGAAAAGACACCAATTCCTTCACTGTTTATTGAACAATCATGCAGATTGGCGAAGGTGAAAGGGTGGCCTCATAAGGATCAAAGTTTCAAACAATTTTGTTAG
- the LOC114169426 gene encoding callose synthase 12-like has translation MSLRHRHPPPPAAGAPGRDDEPFNIIPLHNLLTDHPSLRFPEVRAAVAALRAVGDLRRPPFGQWRQNMDLLDWLALFFGFQRDNVRNQREHLVLHLANAQMRLTPPPDNIDTLDAGVLRRFRRKLLKNYGSWCSYLGKKSNIWISDNRRGGTGDDLRRELLYVSLYLLIWGEAANLRFMPECICYIFHNMANELNRILEDYIDENTGQPVMPSISGENAFLNMVVKPIYETVKREVDSSRNGTAPHSAWRNYDDINEYFWSRRCFEKLKWPLDVGSNFFVTAGGGKHVGKTGFVEQRSFWNLFRSFDRLWVMLILFLQAAIIVAWEERSFPWQALEDRTVQVRVLTIFFTWSGLRFVQSLLDVGMQYRLVSRETVGLGVRMVLKCVVAAAWTVVFGVFYARIWTQRNQDRRWSPAANNRVVNFLEVVFVFVIPELLALALFVLPWIRNFVEKTNWRIFYVLSWWFQSRSFVGRGLREGLVDNVKYSVFWVVVLATKFCFSYFMQVKPMIAPSKAVLDLKNVHYEWHEFFHSSNRLAVGLLWLPVVLIYLMDIQIWYSIYSSFAGAGVGLFAHLGEIRNMQQLKLRFQFFASAIQFNLMPEEQLLNTRGTLKSKFKDAIHRLKLRYGLGRPYRKLESNQIEANKFALIWNEIILSFREEDIISDKEFELLELPENSWNVRVIRWPCFLLCNELLLALSQAKELVDDSDKRLYKKICKSEYRRCAVIEAYDSIKHLLLEIIKQNTEEHSIVTVLFQEIGHSLEIEKFTKLFKTTALPKLHDKLIKLVQLLNRPVKDPNQVVNTLQALYEIAIRDFFKEQRNPDQLKEDGLAQQNPASGLLFENAIQLPDASNENFYRQVRRLYTILTSNDSMQNIPVNLEARRRIAFFSNSLFMNMPHAPQVEKMMAFSVLTPYYSEEVLFNKEQLRNENEDGVSILYYLQTIYDDEWKNFIERMRREGMTKDSDLWTDKLRDLRLWASYRGQTLSRTVRGMMYYYRALKMLTFLDSASEMDIREGARELVSMRPDRVRSSNSERSPSSKGLSRASSSVSLLFKGHEYGTALMKFTYVIACQIYGTQKEKKDPHADEILYLMQKNEALRVAYVDEKTTGRDEKEYYSVLVKYDQQLQKEVEIYRVKLPGPLKLGEGKPENQNHAIIFTRGDAVQTIDMNQDNYFEEALKMRNLLEEYRHYYGIRRPTILGVREHIFTGSVSSLAWFMSAQETSFVTLGQRVLANPLKVRMHYGHPDVFDRFWFLTRGGISKASRVINISEDIFAGFNCTLRGGNVTHHEYIQVGKGRDVGLNQVSMFEAKVASGNGEQVLSRDVYRLGHRLDFFRMLSFFYTTVGFFFNTMMVILTVYGFLWGRLYLALSGVENAMESNSNNNKALGTILNQQFIIQLGLFTALPMIVENSLEHGFLQAIWDFLTMQLQLSSVFYTFSMGTRSHFFGRTVLHGGAKYRATGRGFVVEHKRFAEIYRLFARSHFVKAIELGLILVIYASHSPVATDTFVYIALTITSWFLVVSWIMAPFVFNPSGFDWLKTVYDFDDFMNWIWYSGSVFAKAEQSWERWWYEEQDHLKVTGLWGKLLEIILDLRFFFFQYGIVYQLGISAGSTSIAVYLLSWIYVLVISGIYVVVVYARNKYAAKEHIYYRLVQFLVIILAILVIVGLLEFTKFKFIDIFTSLLAFVPTGWGLISIAQVFRPFLQSTIIWDGVVSVARLYDIMFGIIVMAPVALLSWLPGFQNMQTRILFNEAFSRGLRIFQIVTGKKSQS, from the coding sequence ATGAGTCTCCGCCACCGTCACCCTCCGCCGCCGGCTGCCGGCGCTCCGGGCCGCGACGATGAGCCTTTCAACATCATTCCCTTGCACAACCTCCTCACAGACCACCCGTCGCTTCGATTCCCCGAGGTCCGCGCGGCGGTGGCGGCGCTGCGGGCAGTTGGGGACCTCCGACGACCTCCGTTCGGGCAATGGCGGCAGAACATGGACCTCCTCGATTGGCTTGCGCTCTTTTTCGGATTCCAGCGTGACAACGTTCGGAACCAGCGCGAGCATTTGGTTCTCCACCTCGCCAACGCTCAGATGCGCCTCACGCCGCCGCCGGACAACATCGACACGCTTGACGCCGGCGTGCTCCGGCGGTTCCGCAGGAAGCTGTTGAAAAACTACGGGTCGTGGTGCTCCTACCTCGGGAAGAAGTCCAACATCTGGATCTCCGACAACCGGCGTGGTGGAACCGGGGATGACCTTCGACGTGAGCTGCTCTACGTGTCGCTGTACCTCCTGATCTGGGGTGAGGCTGCAAATCTTCGCTTCATGCCGGAGTGCATCTGCTATATCTTCCACAACATGGCGAACGAGTTGAACAGAATTTTGGAAGATTATATCGACGAGAACACCGGGCAGCCGGTTATGCCCTCAATTTCCGGTGAGAACGCGTTTTTGAACATGGTTGTGAAGCCTATTTATGAGACTGTTAAGCGTGAGGTTGATAGTAGTAGGAACGGTACTGCTCCTCATAGTGCTTGGAGGAACTATGATgatattaatgaatatttttggAGTAGGAGGTGTTTTGAGAAGCTGAAGTGGCCTCTTGATGTTGGGAGTAACTTTTTTGTTACTGCTGGTGGTGGGAAGCATGTGGGGAAGACTGGGTTTGTGGAGCAGCGGTCGTTTTGGAATTTGTTCAGGAGTTTTGATAGGCTTTGGGTGATGTTGATATTATTTCTTCAGGCTGCTATTATTGTGGCTTGGGAAGAGAGGTCTTTCCCTTGGCAGGCTTTGGAGGATAGGACTGTGCAGGTAAGGGTTTTGACTATATTTTTCACTTGGAGTGGTTTGAGATTTGTGCAGAGTTTGCTTGATGTGGGGATGCAGTATAGGTTGGTGTCTCGGGAGACAGTTGGGCTTGGAGTGAGGATGGTGCTGAAGTGTGTTGTGGCTGCTGCCTGGACTGTTGTTTTTGGTGTGTTTTATGCCAGGATTTGGACGCAGAGGAACCAGGATAGGCGGTGGTCACCAGCTGCGAATAATCGGGTGGTGAACTTTCTGGAGGTTGTGTTTGTTTTCGTTATTCCCGAGCTTCTAGCTTTGGCTCTTTTTGTGCTTCCTTGGATTAGGAATTTTGTGGAGAAAACAAATTGGAGGATTTTCTACGTGTTGTCATGGTGGTTTCAGAGCAGGAGCTTTGTAGGACGTGGTTTGAGGGAAGGTCTTGTGGACAATGTTAAGTATTCAGTTTTCTGGGTTGTGGTGCTGGCCACGAAATTTTGCTTCAGTTACTTTATGCAGGTGAAACCCATGATTGCTCCGTCAAAGGCAGTGTTGGACCTGAAAAATGTTCACTATGAATGGCATGAGTTTTTTCATAGCAGCAACCGGTTGGCTGTTGGGTTGTTGTGGCTTCCAGTTGTGTTGATTTATCTTATGGATATACAGATTTGGTATTCGATATACTCGTCTTTTGCTGGGGCGGGTGTGGGGTTGTTTGCACACTTGGGTGAGATAAGAAATATGCAACAACTGAAATTGAGGTTCCAGTTTTTTGCCAGTGCAATTCAGTTTAATCTCATGCCGGAGGAGCAGTTATTGAATACAAGAGGAACATTGAAAAGTAAGTTTAAGGATGCCATTCACAGGCTGAAGCTCAGGTACGGGCTTGGTCGGCCCTATAGGAAGCTTGAGTCTAACCAGATTGAGGCCAACAAGTTTGCTTTGATATGGAATGAGATAATTCTGTCTTTTAGGGAGGAGGATATTATATCTGACAAAGAGTTTGAGTTGCTGGAGCTGCCTGAGAACTCTTGGAATGTCAGGGTAATCCGCTGGCCATGTTTTCTTCTCTGCAATGAGCTACTGTTGGCACTCAGTCAGGCCAAAGAGCTGGTTGATGATAGTGATAAGAGGCTTTATAAGAAGATATGCAAGAGTGAATACAGACGCTGTGCTGTCATTGAAGCTTATGACAGTATCAAGCACTTGCTTCTTGAGATTATCAAGCAGAACACCGAAGAGCATTCTATTGTGACTGTTCTGTTTCAGGAAATTGGTCACTCTCTCGAAATTGAAAAATTCACTAAATTGTTCAAGACAACTGCACTGCCTAAGCTCCACGATAAGTTGATAAAACTTGTTCAGTTATTAAACAGGCCGGTCAAAGATCCTAACCAAGTAGTGAATACCCTTCAAGCCCTTTATGAGATTGCTATCCGAGACTTTTTCAAGGAGCAACGAAATCCTGATCAGCTAAAGGAGGATGGTTTGGCTCAACAGAATCCTGCTTCAGGTCTACTTTTTGAAAATGCCATTCAGTTACCTGACGCCAGCAATGAGAACTTCTATCGGCAGGTTCGGCGCTTGTACACAATTCTTACTTCCAATGATTCAATGCAAAACATTCCGGTAAATTTAGAAGCTAGACGGAGAATTGCTTTCTTCAGTAACTCACTTTTTATGAACATGCCCCATGCTCCTCAAGTTGAGAAAATGATGGCTTTCAGTGTGCTAACACCTTACTATAGTGAAGAAGTGTTATTCAACAAAGAACAGCTCAGAAATGAGAATGAGGATGGGGTTTCAATCCTGTACTATTTGCAGACTATATATGATGATGAGTGGAAAAATTTTATAGAGAGGATGCGTCGGGAAGGAATGACAAAAGACAGTGATCTTTGGACTGATAAACTTAGGGATTTGAGGCTCTGGGCTTCCTATAGGGGCCAGACCCTATCACGGACAGTTAGAGGAATGATGTACTACTACCGGGCTCTCAAGATGTTGACTTTTCTGGACTCTGCATCAGAAATGGATATTCGAGAAGGTGCCCGGGAACTTGTTTCAATGAGACCAGATAGGGTACGGAGTTCCAACTCTGAAAGGTCACCTTCCTCTAAGGGTTTAAGTAGAGCAAGCAGTTCAGTTAGTCTGTTATTCAAAGGCCATGAGTATGGGACTGCTTTAATGAAATTCACGTATGTGATTGCTTGTCAGATATATGGAACTCAGAAGGAAAAGAAGGATCCTCACGCTGATGAAATTTTGTATCTAATGCAAAAAAATGAGGCACTTCGAGTTGCTTATGTTGATGAGAAAACCACTGGAAGGGATGAGAAGGAGTATTACTCTGTTCTTGTTAAGTATGACCAACAGTTGCAGAAGGAGGTGGAAATTTACCGAGTAAAGTTGCCTGGGCCCTTGAAGCTTGGTGAAGGAAAGCCAGAAAATCAAAATCATGCCATCATCTTCACCCGTGGTGATGCAGTCCAGACTATTGATATGAATCAGGACAACTATTTTGAGGAAGCTCTTAAAATGCGAAATCTCTTGGAAGAATACAGGCATTACTATGGTATCCGGAGACCCACTATTTTGGGAGTTAGGGAACACATTTTTACTGGTTCCGTTTCTTCTCTTGCTTGGTTCATGTCAGCTCAGGAGACAAGTTTTGTCACCTTAGGGCAGAGGGTTTTGGCAAATCCTTTGAAGGTTAGAATGCACTACGGTCACCCAGATGTATTTGACAGATTTTGGTTCTTGACTCGAGGTGGTATCAGTAAAGCTTCCAGAGTGATCAACATAAGTGAGGACATCTTTGCTGGATTTAATTGTACTCTTCGTGGAGGGAATGTCACTCACCATGAATACATTCAGGTTGGAAAGGGAAGGGATGTTGGGTTGAATCAAGTATCAATGTTTGAAGCAAAGGTTGCTAGTGGAAATGGGGAGCAAGTCCTAAGTAGAGATGTGTACAGATTAGGACATAGGCTGGATTTTTTCCGGATGCTGTCATTCTTCTACACTACTGTGGGGTTCTTCTTTAACACAATGATGGTGATTCTGACTGTATATGGATTTTTATGGGGTCGGCTATATCTTGCGCTTAGTGGTGTTGAGAATGCAATGGAAAGTAACAGCAATAACAATAAAGCACTTGGTACCATCTTGAATCAACAGTTCATCATCCAACTTGGACTTTTCACTGCCCTCCCTATGATTGTAGAAAATTCTCTTGAGCATGGGTTCCTTCAAGCCATATGGGATTTCTTGACAATGCAGCTCCAGCTTTCATCAGTTTTTTACACATTCTCAATGGGCACTCGTAGTCATTTCTTTGGTCGGACTGTTCTGCATGGTGGGGCGAAATATCGAGCTACTGGGCGTGGTTTTGTTGTTGAGCACAAAAGATTTGCTGAAATCTATAGACTCTTTGCTCGTAGCCATTTTGTGAAAGCAATTGAGTTGGGGCTAATACTTGTAATTTATGCATCACATAGTCCTGTAGCAACTGACACTTTTGTTTATATAGCGTTGACCATCACTAGTTGGTTCTTAGTAGTGTCATGGATTATGGCACCATTTGTGTTCAATCCTTCTGGCTTTGATTGGTTAAAAACTGTTTATGACTTTGATGATTTTATGAACTGGATTTGGTACAGTGGAAGTGTGTTTGCTAAAGCTGAACAGAGCTGGGAAAGGTGGTGGTATGAAGAACAGGATCATCTGAAGGTAACTGGCCTTTGGGGAAAGCTTTTGGAGATAATCTTAGACCTTCGATTCTTCTTTTTCCAATATGGAATTGTGTATCAGCTTGGCATTTCTGCTGGAAGTACCAGTATTGCTGTTTACTTGCTATCCTGGATTTATGTGCTTGTTATATCTGGGATTTATGTGGTGGTAGTGTATGCCCGGAACAAATACGCAGCTAAAGAGCACATCTATTATCGGCTGGTCCAGTTCCTTGTCATAATTCTTGCAATACTTGTGATAGTTGGTTTGCTGGAATTCactaaattcaaattcattgaTATTTTTACTAGCCTGCTGGCATTCGTTCCCACAGGATGGGGCCTGATATCAATTGCCCAAGTATTCCGACCATTTTTGCAGTCCACTATCATTTGGGATGGTGTGGTTTCAGTGGCTCGTCTATATGACATAATGTTCGGAATCATTGTTATGGCCCCTGTGGCACTCCTATCATGGTTGCCTGGATTTCAGAATATGCAAACCAGAATACTTTTCAATGAAGCATTCAGCAGGGGCCTCCGGATATTCCAGATTGTTACAGGGAAAAAATCACAGAGTTGA
- the LOC114169276 gene encoding arginine-glutamic acid dipeptide repeats protein-like: protein MASGSSGRGNSASKGFDFGSDDILCSYDDYANRDSSSNGNHADPDFHKARMSRTSMFPATAYNPPEDSLSQDVIATVEKSMKKYADNLMRFLEGISSRLSQLELYCYNLDKSIGEMRSDLTRDHVEQDSRLKSLEKHLQEVHRSVQILRDKQELADTQKELAKLQLAQKESSSSTHSQSNEERSSPTTDPKKTDNPSDANNQQLALALPHQIAPQQQPAAPPAQAQAPAPNVTQAPQQPPYYMPPTPLQNPPVPQLPQNQYLPSDQQYRTPQLVAPQPTPSQVTPSPPVQQFSHYQQQQPQPQQQQLQQQQQWSQQVPSPQPPSMQSQTRPPSPAMYPPYQPNQATNPSPAETLPNSMPMQVPYSGVPPPGSSRADTIPYGYGGAGRTVPQQPPPQQMKGSFPAPPGEMYGPTGSLAALPPPSSAYMMYEGEGGRTHHPPQPHFTQPGYPPTSASLQNPPSHNLMVRNPNQSQFVRNHPYNDLIEKLVSMGFRGDHVVSVIQRMEESGQAIDFNSVLDRLNVHSSVGPQRGWSG from the exons ATGGCGTCTGGATCATCGGGTCGCGGAAACTCTGCCTCCAAAGGGTTTGATTTCGGTTCAGACGACATCCTCTGCTCCTACGATGACTACGCCAACCGCGATTCCAGTTCCAACGGCAATCACGCGGATCCG GATTTTCACAAAGCAAGGATGTCGAGGACATCGATGTTTCCTGCTACTGCCTATAATCCACCTGAAGATTCTTTAAGCCAAGACGTGATTGCGACTGTAGAGAAGAGTATGAAAAAATATGCTGACAACCTCATGCGTTTTCTAGAGGGAATTAGTTCAAGGCTATCACAGTTGGAATTATACTGTTACAATCTTGACAAATCTATTGGAGAAATGAGATCAGATTTAACTCGTGATCATGTGGAGCAAGATTCAAGGCTGAAATCTCTTGAAAAGCACCTTCAAGAA GTTCACAGGTCTGTACAAATTTTAAGAGACAAGCAAGAGCTGGCTGACACTCAGAAAGAATTGGCCAAGCTTCAACTTGCTCAGAAAGAATCATCTTCCTCCACCCATTCACAGTCCAATGAGGAGAGATCATCACCAACCACAGATCCTAAAAAAACTGACAATCCATCTGATGCAAACAACCAGCAGTTGGCTCTTGCTCTACCTCATCAAATTGCCCCTCAGCAGCAGCCTGCAGCGCCTCCTGCTCAGGCTCAGGCACCTGCACCAAATGTGACTCAAGCCCCTCAGCAGCCTCCTTATTACATGCCTCCCACCCCTCTGCAGAATCCACCTGTGCCCCAGCTTCCCCAGAACCAATATTTACCTTCTGATCAACAATATCGAACTCCCCAACTTGTGGCCCCACAACCAACACCATCTCAAGTAACACCGTCCCCACCTGTGCAACAATTTTCTCACTATCAGCAGCAACAGCCACAGCCACAACAGCAGCAGCTCCAGCAGCAACAACAATGGTCACAGCAGGTACCATCACCTCAGCCACCCTCAATGCAATCGCAAACAAGACCCCCCTCTCCTGCTATGTACCCTCCATATCAGCCAAATCAAGCAACAAATCCATCACCTGCAGAAACACTACCAAACAGCATGCCCATGCAAGTGCCATATTCAGGAGTTCCACCACCAGGATCTAGCCGTGCTGACACAATACCATATGGATATGGAGGAGCTGGAAGAACAGTTCCACAACAGCCTCCACCCCAGCAGATGAAGGGTTCTTTTCCTGCACCTCCAGGTGAAATGTATGGACCTACTGGCTCTCTCGCGGCCCTTCCTCCTCCTAGTAGTGCATACATGATGTATGAGGGTGAGGGAGGAAGAACACATCATCCACCACAACCTCATTTTACTCAACCTGGATATCCTCCGACAAGTGCTTCCCTTCAGAACCCCCCAAGCCATAATCTTATGGTTCGAAATCCCAACCAGTCGCAGTTTGTTCGCAACCATCCCTACAATGATTTGATTGAGAAATTGGTGAGCATGGGATTCAGGGGTGACCATGTTGTGAGTGTGATCCAGAGGATGGAGGAGAGTGGTCAGGCCATTGATTTCAATTCGGTACTTGACAGGTTGAATGTGCATAGCTCTGTGGGTCCTCAGAGGGGATGGTCAGGGTGA